The segment ccctgcccgcagcccgccATGTCGGACAAGatggcggcggccgcggcctccccgcagcagcagccgggccccggcgcggccgAGGCGGAGGGCGGGTGCtcgcggggcggcggcggggggatGGATGGGGAGGCCGAAGCGGAGGAGTTCGGGTGCCCGGCGCACTGCTCCGGCCTGGCCTGGCGGCAGAACGAGCAACGCCGCCACGGCCTCTACTGCGACATCACTCTGGCCttcggcggcgggcggccgggggcggcccgCGAGTACCGGGCGCACCGCTCCGTGCTGGCCGCCGCCACCGAGTACTTCACCCCGCTGCTCTCGGGGGGCTTCGCGGAGTCGCGGTCGGGCCGTGTGGAGCTGCAGAAGTGGAGCTCGGAGGGCGGCCCCGACCCCGACACGGTGGAGGCCGTCGTCGGTTTCATGTACACCGGCACCATCCGCGTCAGCCCCGGTAACGTCCATGAGGTGCTGGAGATGGCGGACAGGTGagcggggctggaggggctggagaTGGGCGGCAGgtgagcggggctgggggctgcggggggttGGAGATGGGCGACAGGTGAGCGGGGCTGGAGATGGGCGACAggtgagtggggctgggggctgcggggggctggaggtgggcGACAGGTGagcggggctggaggggctggagaTGGGCGACAGgtgagcggggctgggggctgcggggggctggaggtgggcGACAGgtgagcggggctgggggctgcggggggctggagATGGGCGACAGgtgagcggggctgggggctgcggggggctggagATGGGCGACAGgtgagcggggctgggggctgcggggggctggagATGGGCGACAGgtgagcggggctgggggctgcggggggctggagATGGGCGACAGgtgagcggggctgggggctgcggggggctggaggctgcggggggctggagATGGGAGACAggtgagtggggctgggggccaggggcCAGGGGCTGACCGCAGCCGCCCCACCAGGCTGCCAGGCAGCCACCTCACCCGTGTTCGTTTGTCCTGCAGGTTTCTGCTGACCCGGTTAAAAGAGTTCTGTGGAGAgtttctgaagaagaaactCAACCTCTCCAACTGCGTGGCGGTTCACAGCTTAGCCCATATGTATTCCCTGAATCAGCTGGCCCTCAAAGCTCAGGATATGATCAGGAGAAACTTCCACAAAGTTATCCAAGATGAGGAGTTCTACACTTTGCCCTTTCATCTTGTCAGGGACTGGCTCTCAGACTCAGAGATCACAGTGGACTCTGAAGAAATCCTCTTTGAGACTGTTTTGAAGTGGGTTCAGAAGAATccagaggaaagagagaggtACTTTGAAGATCTCTTTAAACTGCTTAGATTGTCTCAGATGAAACCCACTTACCTTACTCGCCACGTCAAATCTGAAAGGTTGGTATCGAGCAACGAAGCGTGTGTTAAATTGGTGTCCGAAGCTGTGGAGAGTCATGCCTTGCGGTCTGAGAACTTGCAGTCGGGTAATCTACAACATTCCGCTTGTCCTGTAGCATTGTTGCCGCGTTTTGGACAAAACATGGATGTCATTATGGTGATTGGTGGTGTATCGGAGGGAGGAGATTACTTGAGTGAGTGTGTAGGGTATTTCATCGACGAAGATAGGTGGGTAAACTTACCGCATATACATAATCATCTTGATGGGCATGCTGTTGCTGTGACAGAATCTTACGTTTATGTGGCTGGCTCCATGGAGCCGGGGTTTGCCAAGACTGTAGAAAGGTACAATCCAAATAGAAATATCTGGGAGCAAGTCTCAAATCTAATAACCAGAAAGCATTCTTTTGGCCTTACTGAAGTTAAAGGAAACTTGTACAGTATTGGTGGACATGGCAATTTCAGTCCTGGCTTTAAAGATGTGGCCATTTATAATCCCGAGCAAGATAAATGGGTTAACTTGGAGTCGGCACCAAAAATCCTTCGTGATGtcaaagctgtttctgtagAAGACCGGTTTGTTTATGTTGCTGCTCGTACCCCAGTTGACAGTGATAGCGAAGATGGGTTGAGGGCGGTTATTATCAGATACGATGCTGAAACAAGGCAGTGGCAGGATGTGGAGTCTCTGCCACTCATTGATAATTATTGCTCTTTTCAGATGTCTGTTGCTAACACAAACTTTTACCATACAGCATCATGCTGCCCCAAGAGTTACCCTATAGATAACGAGGAAGCCAAGATAAAAATCTCTGGCAGGGCCTCGGATGAAATACTTGAAAGCTTGCCCCCAGAGGTTCTTAGCATTGAAGGAGCAGCTATTTGTTATTATAAAGATGATGTTTTCATCATTGGGGGGTGGAAAAACAGCGATGATATTGACAAGCAATACAGGAAAGAGGCCTATCGTTACTGTGCTGAGAGAAAGCGCTGGATGCTTTTGCCTCCTATGCCTCAGCCTCGCTGCAGAGCAACAGCCTGCCACGTGAGAATTCCCTTCAGATGCTTGCAGGGAACACAAAGATACCCTATGCCGCAAAATTTGATGTGGCAGAAAGATAGAATAAGGCAAATGCAGGAGAGGCAGATGCAGGAAATACACCGACACTCCCTAAGCTTACGGAGAATGCCACGGTCACAGATTGAGTGCTAGTTTCTGAAATATCACTCCTGATGAATTTAGGAAATACTGTgctaaaacattatttttttttaggcttgATAAGTCTTTATAAGACATGAGGGTGTTGATTGGATTTGAGGCataaaaacagcatttttatgtaTTGAAAATTAAGAAGCTCAGAAATTGAGGACGGATGGCAGTTGAGAAATTGTGCGAATCCAACAGTATTACTTAGTGGTGCCCAGGGAAAAAATGTAGCCTGTATCGGGCTGTGAAATACCTCTGGGAACAAAAAGTCTGTTATTTCTCTCTTCAGGTCTTTGTTTTCAAGGATTTCTGTGGAGTTAAGTCTCTAACAGTTCTATTTTGAAAATCGAAGATCTCAATAATTTAGTGGTTACATTTGTGTGTGCTTGAAAGCACCTGTTTTGTTTGCACTTAAATATTGACATTCCTTTGATTCTCTCCTCAGTGACTAAACTTCACATATTGGTGTTAGTGTACTTAGCTTTCCCAAGTTGGAAGCAAGTGCAATAGTTATACCTgtatatgaaaacaaaagcacaatctttctttataaaattacttcaggATATTTCTAtgtgtattaaatattttttatctgtaTGTTGTAGAGAGGCTGCAGAGTTTGTAAATGGATGATTGGTAGAACACAAGACTTCTAAAACAGAGAACTTGAGgcagtagattatttttttttccaggtgtatCTGAAGATGCTTTGAGTTTGTCTTTGACAGCTTCATTAGAAACTTGGGTCGAGAATCAGCCTGATAAAAGGAGCGAAAACCAGCAAAGTAGCCACCCACCAACGTTGGCTATTCACTTCCACCAGTGTGGATTAGTAAGAATGAGATTATACCACAGTACTAGGCTGAACCCTGAGCTATTTGTAGATCCTTTCCCAAATGTTGCACACATCTTAATTCTAGTGAAAAAGTGATCAGAAGAACCCCCAAGAGCCTGCTTCCAGCCTGCCTTTGACAATCAGTACCCTTTGCCTTCGGTACGCTTTCCCGAGAaacttgctgtgctgcagtgctccTTAACAAATCGATCAGCACTTGGGGTTGCTCTTGAAGTGGGACAGTTGAGTCCTCATAGTCTAAATATTTGGATTTCCTTACATACTGTGGTGGCGAGATTTAAGCTGCTGTAAACACCTTTTGGTGTTTTGAGGTGGTTTTGCATAAACCAGTGCCCTGGTTGGCTCTGGCTTGCTTAGTGCTGTACTCCCTAGGAGCAGAAGGTGGAATGTTTCCTTTAGAGTTATCACTGTCTCTCAGTTAACTGATCCGCTGAACAATCCCCCCTGAAAGTGCTCCCAGACAGTTTAGGTTACTAGTGGCTTCAGTGCAtccttcctgcctccttttttccccatccttccctgcGTTTGAATTTTCCAGGTTTTCACATGCAGCCGAACTCGGGATCttagggaagggaaagggaggagtAACCAGGATGTTCCAAAATTTGTGTAGGCAAACATTGGTGGAGAGTCTCTTTACTGTCTTTGGTTCATATGATGATTTGCTGGTGGTTTTGATGTGGGCAACTTCTTTGCAAAAGAACTTCtaaacagtttggttttgttttttttttttaattgtttagcTTTCTGAACTGATACTTCTCATTTTCCAATTCAGCAGGCAACCTAGATCATATCTGAAACACTGGGTAAGTCTTTCAACCACATAGTGTGTAAAGATTTCTCTGATGTGTACATCCCTTAATGCTCCACTTCGTGGTTCACTTGCCACTTTTGATATCAATAACTTGTCTTTTTCTAATAGAATagccttgtttaaaaaaaaaaaaaaaaaaaaggaaagaaaaagaacttgaaaatcCTGACAGTTTAGTCGAAGTTTCCTCATCTGTGGTAACTGTGTTCTGGTTTATTTGCCTGTCGGATCATTAGGGCAGATTAAATTGTACAATGCTGGCCTAATGCAAGAGAGGAAATTGTTCAGGTGTAAGGCTGATGTTCACAAGCGACTGTTACCAAACCAGCTCATGGAGGCCTGTAAGCAAGGGGTTAATCAGTGGAGTTTGGCCCATGAACTCTTACAGATTTGACTGGAGTAGTTTAAGAATTTTACTGCCCCTACAGCAGGGTTTGTGACTAGAAGCACGAAAATGCCTTACGGCTTTAGCACTAAATCCGCTGATTTAACTTAAATTTGTGGGGGCTGATTTTAAGATACCTTACCAGACTTCGCACAGAAGCAACTGAGAAGAGTTTACATGCTCCATCCCACTGACATTGCTGTAGGGATTTAACAAGCAGTTGAAGGATGGTGGTGTGTCAGGCCACCACAGCTCTGTCAAAGCCCTTTTGTAGCCTGTCCACAAATACGGACAAGTTGTAGGGACAAATACCGAGATTATTATTTCAGTTGGAATATGAACTAAGTGGTTTTAATGTGTGGCAGCATGCAGCCAAGTTAGATGCAAGGACAAATTTCTTGCAGTCTGTCTTTTTCTAAGCAAAATTTATATTGCACTTACCTTAAGACCTTCTGGCTGACATACAAGCTGTATAGTTTACTAAAAACATTCCACTCAAAGACAATGTCAAAGCAGCTTAGTATCTGGACAGCTTAATTTGCAAATGCCAGCCACAGTTCTGTATGTGATGCACTATATCTCCATATGCTCTGTTTGCATGGTGAGCGATGGGCACTGTGAACACCACTGGTTTGCTCTAACTTTTGCTATGCCgattctgtggatttttttaagtggttgggggttttttagcCTTGACTTCTAAGTGGACCAATTGCATTGCACATCGTTTTTAACTGATAAATCTTAACTATCCACTGGATCACACGTAGGTGTTTGGAAGAATTGCATTCTTGATTCTGGCTGTAATTTATCCCACTAACCTGTGAATCACGTAACAAATTCCTTGTGGCCCTTGACTGCTATAGCTTGCTGGGTGTTTATAAAACGATCCTATAAACAAATGCCTGGGAATTCTTTCAGTGTGTTTCTAGTGGCTACTTAAATGTCAGCAAGATCCTAGCGCGTATTCAGTAAGTATTAGAAGGCTGACTTCTGGCCTTACTAATGTAAATATCAGGCGGagtttttcctcctccttatGACAACCATACCTCTAGACCTTACTGAATACGTGCCACAAAACGCATGTTTCATGTCCTGCCTTTCTGCTCAAAGTATTAGTGGAGTAGGACACATCCTGCCTAGCACTCCGCAGTCGTCGTCGTAATTTCTAGGTGCCATACGTGTACATAATGTTTTATAACTACCTGAATACTCTGTTAGTATGCTGggtttgtatgtatttttaataagactCCCTTGCAGATAGTAGGATAACACTCCAGAAATGAAGAGAGCATGCCAACTTTTAGCGTGCATTATGAGTAACTAC is part of the Falco naumanni isolate bFalNau1 chromosome 18, bFalNau1.pat, whole genome shotgun sequence genome and harbors:
- the KLHL11 gene encoding kelch-like protein 11, with translation MSDKMAAAAASPQQQPGPGAAEAEGGCSRGGGGGMDGEAEAEEFGCPAHCSGLAWRQNEQRRHGLYCDITLAFGGGRPGAAREYRAHRSVLAAATEYFTPLLSGGFAESRSGRVELQKWSSEGGPDPDTVEAVVGFMYTGTIRVSPGNVHEVLEMADRFLLTRLKEFCGEFLKKKLNLSNCVAVHSLAHMYSLNQLALKAQDMIRRNFHKVIQDEEFYTLPFHLVRDWLSDSEITVDSEEILFETVLKWVQKNPEERERYFEDLFKLLRLSQMKPTYLTRHVKSERLVSSNEACVKLVSEAVESHALRSENLQSGNLQHSACPVALLPRFGQNMDVIMVIGGVSEGGDYLSECVGYFIDEDRWVNLPHIHNHLDGHAVAVTESYVYVAGSMEPGFAKTVERYNPNRNIWEQVSNLITRKHSFGLTEVKGNLYSIGGHGNFSPGFKDVAIYNPEQDKWVNLESAPKILRDVKAVSVEDRFVYVAARTPVDSDSEDGLRAVIIRYDAETRQWQDVESLPLIDNYCSFQMSVANTNFYHTASCCPKSYPIDNEEAKIKISGRASDEILESLPPEVLSIEGAAICYYKDDVFIIGGWKNSDDIDKQYRKEAYRYCAERKRWMLLPPMPQPRCRATACHVRIPFRCLQGTQRYPMPQNLMWQKDRIRQMQERQMQEIHRHSLSLRRMPRSQIEC